From Delphinus delphis chromosome X, mDelDel1.2, whole genome shotgun sequence, a single genomic window includes:
- the LOC132419045 gene encoding zinc finger C4H2 domain-containing protein-like, with protein sequence MEKIKTRLKAEFEALESEERHLKEYKQEMDLLLQEKMAHVEELRLIHADINVMENTIKQSENDLNKLLESTRRLHDEYKPLKEHVDALRMTLGLQRLPDLCEEEEKLSLDYFEKQKAEWQTEPQEPPIPESLAAAAAAAQQLQVARKQDTRQTATFRQQPPPMKACLSCHQQIHRNAPICPLCKAKSRSRNPKKPKRKQDE encoded by the exons ATGGAAAAGATCAAGACCCGTTTGAAGGCTGAGTTTGAGGCCCTTGAATCAGAGGAGAGGCACCTGAAGGAATACAAGCAGGAGATGGACCTCCTGCTACAGGAGAAAATGGCCCATGTGGAGGAACTCCGACTGATCCACGCTGATATCAATGTG ATGGAAAACACCATCAAACAGTCTGAGAATGACCTAAACAAGCTGCTAGAGTCTACCCGGCGGCTACATGATGAGTATAAGCCGCTGAAGGAACATGTGGATGCCCTGCGCATGACTCTGGGCCTGCAGAGGCTCCCTGACCTATgtgaagaggaggagaagctcTCCTTGGA TTACTTTGAGAAGCAGAAAGCAGAGTGGCAGACGGAGCCTCAGGAGCCCCCAATCCCTGAATCCTTGGCCGCCGCAGCCGCTGCCGCCCAACAACTCCAAGTGGCTAGGAAGCAGGACACTCGGCAGACAGCCACCTTCAGGCAGCAGCCCCCACCTATGAAG GCCTGCTTGTCATGTCACCAACAAATTCACCGGAATGCACCTATATGCCCTCTGTGCAAAGCCAAGAGTCGGTCCAGGaaccccaaaaagccaaaacGGAAGCAGGATGAATGA